The Desulfosoma sp. genome window below encodes:
- a CDS encoding NAD(P)-binding protein yields the protein MVGSVLVVGGGVAGMQSALDLAEMGYYVYLVEKEPSIGGAMAQLDKTFPTNDCAMUIISPKLVEVGRHLNIEVLTLSEVEELSGEPGNFRVKVRRKPRFIDLEKCTGCGECARVCPVTLKNEFDMGLSERRAAYRLYPQAVPGAFAIEKRGTSPCKATCPAHISVQGYVALAAQGRYREALELIKKDNPLPAICGRVCHHPCETACMRGKVDEPVAIDFIKRYIADLDLKAETRFVPEIKQKREEKVAIIGSGPAGLTCAYYLAQEGYRVTVFEKLPVLGGMLTVGIPAYRLPRDIIEAEIQVIRDMGVEFKTGVEIGKDFTIGQLREQGYKAFFIGIGAHECKKLGIEGEDLEGVYSGVQFLREVNLGNRIFLGDRVAVVGGGNVAMDCVRTALRTGSKKPFIVYRRSLAEMPANEEEIEECHEEGIEILTLTNPVRIIGENGKVKAIECVKMALGEPDASGRRRPVEVKGSNFILEVDAVIAAIGQETDWSCLTPECACSLSDWRTIKVDPLTLQSDDPDIFAGGDAVTGPRTVIEAIAAGKEAAVSMDRFLRGEDLRQGREKRWEAVQNVPTEGYDRIPRERMPRLSPKERLGNFNEVQLGFTEEQVRREAQRCLDCGVCSECYRCVDACLADAVVHEDQEHVQELQVGAVIVAPGFEPFDPSIYDTYGYKRLPNVMTAMEFERLLSASGPTMGHVVRPSDHKEPKKIAWLQCVGSRDIHHCDHAYCSAVCCMYAVKEAVIAKEHIGKDLDTAIFFMDMRTHGKDFERYYNRAKEEHGVRFIRSRVHSLEEVPGSGGDVEVSYVTEDGRVVSEVFDLVVLSVGLQTPAEAKALAERLQVRLNDDLFAEHSSFDPVASSRPGVFVCGAFQGPKDIPQSVMEASAAAAAAGSLLGAVRGTLVKEKEIPAQRNVYGEPPRIGVFVCHCGINISGVVDVRAVAEYAKTLPYVEYVADNLYSCSQDTQEVMKKVIREHNLNRIVVAACTPRTHEPLFQETMADAGLNKYLFEMANIRNQDSWVHGMDPAMATEKAKDLVRMAVAKVALLEPLPEPELAVTRRALVVGGGVSGMTAALSLADQGYPVNLVESGPQLGGQALRLHKTWRGENIGAYVEQLRQRVNEHPLITVHLNARLTAVEGFVGNFKSTIQNGAEPITVEHGVAVIATGGREWKPNEYLYGQDPRVLTHLELDEKLRTDDAALTQARSVVFIQCVGSREPERPYCSRVCCTHTIQSALEIKRRQPDTDVYVLYRDIRSYGERERLYQEARRAGVLFIRYSLEDKPKVEQNDGALRVTVTDHILRRPLVLTADLITLATAILPNADESLAQLFKVPMNEDGFLIEAHAKLRPVDFATDGVFLCGLAHYPKPLDESIAQAQAAAARAATILARDRIYFPGTVARTNPFLCSACGTCVAICPYSAPRFNERGLAEINPALCKGCGLCVASCRSGAIQLQGFDDAQIFTMIDSL from the coding sequence ATGGTCGGATCGGTCCTGGTGGTCGGCGGCGGCGTTGCAGGCATGCAGTCGGCCTTGGATTTGGCGGAAATGGGCTATTATGTGTACCTGGTGGAAAAAGAACCGTCCATCGGGGGTGCGATGGCCCAATTGGACAAGACGTTTCCTACCAATGACTGTGCCATGTGAATTATCTCTCCCAAACTGGTCGAGGTCGGCCGGCATTTAAACATTGAGGTTTTGACCCTGAGTGAAGTGGAAGAACTGAGCGGGGAGCCTGGAAATTTTCGGGTCAAGGTTCGCCGAAAACCTCGTTTCATCGACCTGGAAAAATGCACGGGCTGTGGAGAATGTGCCCGTGTGTGTCCCGTGACCCTGAAAAACGAATTCGACATGGGTTTAAGCGAGCGGCGGGCGGCCTATCGCCTTTACCCTCAAGCGGTTCCGGGAGCCTTTGCCATTGAAAAGCGTGGGACTTCTCCGTGCAAGGCCACCTGTCCCGCCCATATTTCGGTTCAAGGTTATGTGGCCTTGGCGGCCCAGGGGCGGTACCGGGAAGCCTTGGAGCTGATCAAGAAGGATAATCCTTTGCCGGCTATCTGCGGGCGTGTGTGCCATCATCCCTGTGAGACCGCCTGTATGCGGGGCAAAGTGGATGAGCCGGTGGCTATTGACTTTATCAAGCGCTACATCGCCGATTTGGATCTCAAGGCGGAAACTCGGTTTGTTCCTGAAATCAAGCAAAAGCGGGAAGAAAAGGTGGCCATTATCGGGTCCGGCCCCGCGGGTTTAACCTGCGCCTATTACTTGGCGCAGGAAGGTTACCGGGTCACGGTCTTTGAGAAGCTTCCGGTTCTGGGAGGGATGCTCACGGTAGGTATTCCCGCCTATAGGCTGCCTCGGGATATCATCGAGGCGGAGATTCAGGTGATTCGTGACATGGGGGTGGAGTTCAAAACCGGAGTGGAAATCGGGAAGGACTTCACCATCGGGCAGTTGCGCGAGCAGGGTTACAAGGCGTTTTTCATCGGCATCGGAGCCCATGAGTGCAAGAAGCTGGGCATTGAAGGCGAAGATCTGGAAGGGGTGTATTCCGGGGTTCAGTTCTTGCGGGAAGTGAACCTGGGGAATCGAATCTTTCTTGGGGATCGCGTGGCGGTGGTGGGCGGCGGCAATGTGGCCATGGACTGTGTCCGCACGGCGCTGCGCACGGGATCCAAGAAACCTTTTATCGTGTATCGGCGCAGTTTGGCGGAAATGCCTGCCAATGAGGAAGAGATTGAAGAATGCCATGAGGAAGGCATCGAGATTCTCACCCTGACCAATCCCGTTCGTATCATTGGGGAAAACGGGAAGGTCAAGGCCATCGAATGCGTGAAGATGGCTCTTGGGGAACCGGATGCGAGCGGTCGTCGTCGGCCTGTAGAAGTGAAGGGGTCCAATTTTATTCTGGAAGTGGACGCGGTCATCGCCGCCATCGGGCAGGAGACGGATTGGTCGTGTCTCACGCCGGAATGTGCCTGCTCTTTGAGTGATTGGCGAACCATCAAGGTGGATCCCCTGACCTTGCAGTCGGACGATCCGGATATTTTTGCCGGAGGTGATGCGGTTACGGGACCACGGACGGTCATTGAAGCCATTGCGGCCGGCAAGGAAGCCGCCGTGTCCATGGATCGGTTTTTGCGCGGCGAAGATTTACGTCAAGGGCGAGAAAAGCGCTGGGAAGCGGTCCAGAATGTGCCGACGGAAGGCTATGATCGGATACCTCGAGAGCGCATGCCTCGCTTGAGCCCCAAGGAGCGCCTTGGAAACTTTAACGAAGTGCAGTTGGGATTCACGGAAGAGCAGGTACGCCGGGAAGCTCAAAGATGCTTGGACTGCGGCGTATGTTCGGAATGTTACCGCTGTGTGGATGCCTGTTTGGCCGACGCTGTGGTCCATGAGGATCAAGAACATGTTCAGGAACTTCAGGTTGGGGCCGTGATTGTGGCTCCCGGTTTTGAACCTTTTGATCCCAGCATTTACGACACGTACGGTTACAAACGATTGCCCAACGTCATGACGGCCATGGAATTCGAGCGGCTGCTTTCGGCGTCGGGGCCGACCATGGGCCATGTGGTGCGGCCTTCGGACCACAAGGAACCCAAAAAGATCGCGTGGCTTCAGTGTGTGGGTTCTCGAGACATTCATCACTGCGACCATGCTTACTGTTCGGCCGTCTGTTGCATGTATGCCGTCAAGGAAGCGGTCATCGCCAAGGAACACATCGGAAAAGACCTGGATACGGCCATTTTCTTCATGGATATGCGCACCCATGGCAAGGATTTCGAAAGATACTACAACCGGGCAAAGGAAGAACACGGGGTGCGGTTTATTCGTTCTCGAGTCCATAGCCTGGAAGAAGTGCCGGGTAGTGGCGGTGATGTGGAAGTATCCTACGTCACGGAAGACGGCCGGGTGGTTTCGGAAGTGTTTGATCTGGTCGTCTTGTCCGTGGGCTTGCAGACCCCTGCGGAGGCGAAGGCTTTGGCCGAGCGATTGCAAGTTCGCCTGAACGATGATCTTTTCGCCGAACATTCTTCTTTTGATCCTGTGGCGTCTTCCCGACCCGGTGTCTTTGTGTGCGGTGCTTTTCAGGGCCCGAAGGATATTCCTCAATCGGTAATGGAAGCCAGCGCTGCGGCGGCGGCTGCCGGAAGCCTTTTGGGGGCGGTCCGGGGCACTTTGGTCAAGGAAAAGGAAATTCCGGCGCAGCGTAACGTCTACGGGGAACCTCCTCGCATCGGGGTTTTTGTGTGCCATTGCGGTATCAACATCAGTGGCGTGGTGGATGTCAGAGCCGTGGCCGAGTACGCCAAGACGTTGCCTTATGTGGAATATGTCGCGGACAATCTCTACTCCTGTTCCCAGGACACTCAGGAAGTCATGAAAAAGGTTATTCGCGAACACAACCTGAACCGCATTGTGGTGGCGGCATGCACTCCTCGGACCCATGAACCCTTGTTTCAGGAAACCATGGCCGATGCGGGTTTGAACAAATACCTGTTTGAAATGGCCAACATTCGAAACCAGGATTCCTGGGTGCATGGCATGGATCCGGCCATGGCGACGGAAAAAGCCAAAGATTTGGTACGCATGGCCGTGGCCAAGGTGGCTCTCCTGGAACCTCTGCCTGAACCGGAACTGGCCGTGACGCGGCGAGCTTTGGTGGTCGGCGGGGGTGTCTCCGGCATGACCGCTGCACTGTCTCTAGCCGATCAGGGGTATCCTGTGAATTTGGTGGAAAGCGGCCCGCAGCTTGGCGGCCAGGCTCTGAGGCTTCACAAGACGTGGCGTGGGGAGAATATCGGCGCCTACGTGGAGCAGCTGCGTCAAAGGGTGAACGAACATCCCCTCATCACCGTTCATCTGAATGCGCGTTTGACCGCTGTGGAAGGTTTTGTGGGTAACTTCAAGTCCACGATTCAAAACGGAGCCGAACCGATCACGGTGGAACACGGTGTGGCCGTCATCGCCACAGGCGGTCGAGAATGGAAACCCAATGAGTACCTCTACGGGCAAGATCCTCGGGTTTTGACGCATCTGGAGCTGGACGAGAAGCTGCGTACAGACGATGCTGCGCTCACTCAGGCCAGGTCCGTGGTCTTCATTCAGTGTGTGGGAAGTCGGGAACCGGAGCGGCCTTATTGCAGTCGAGTGTGCTGCACCCACACCATTCAGAGCGCGTTGGAAATTAAAAGGCGTCAACCCGACACCGATGTCTATGTACTCTACCGGGATATTCGAAGTTACGGGGAACGAGAAAGGCTCTACCAGGAAGCACGCCGAGCCGGTGTGCTCTTTATTCGTTACTCCTTGGAAGACAAGCCCAAGGTGGAACAAAACGACGGTGCCTTAAGAGTCACCGTCACAGATCACATTTTACGTCGACCCTTGGTGTTGACGGCCGATCTTATCACGCTGGCCACGGCCATACTCCCCAATGCCGACGAATCTTTGGCCCAGTTGTTCAAAGTTCCCATGAACGAAGACGGGTTTTTGATTGAAGCTCATGCCAAGCTGAGGCCTGTGGATTTTGCCACCGACGGTGTTTTTCTCTGCGGCCTGGCCCATTATCCCAAGCCGTTGGATGAAAGTATCGCCCAGGCTCAAGCGGCGGCGGCTCGAGCAGCCACGATCTTGGCTCGGGATCGCATCTATTTTCCCGGCACGGTGGCTCGTACCAATCCGTTCCTGTGCAGTGCGTGCGGCACATGCGTGGCCATTTGTCCTTATTCGGCGCCTCGGTTCAATGAGCGGGGTCTGGCGGAAATCAATCCGGCCCTGTGCAAGGGATGCGGCTTGTGTGTGGCGTCGTGCCGTTCAGGAGCGATCCAGCTCCAAGGGTTCGATGATGCCCAAATCTTTACCATGATCGACAGCCTGTAA
- a CDS encoding hydrogenase iron-sulfur subunit yields the protein MNAWEPKIIAFLCNWCSYGAADLAGVSRLQYPVNIRVIRVPCSGRINPKFLLAALRHGADGVWVSGCHPGDCHYIEGNYYARRKFALLKNFLEHTGIEPGRLHFSWISSAEASKFAETAREVVEAVRAVGPAKHFIKRKPEWDDLEAPLKAACQVEVA from the coding sequence ATGAATGCCTGGGAACCCAAAATCATAGCGTTTCTTTGCAACTGGTGCTCTTACGGAGCGGCGGATCTGGCCGGTGTAAGCCGGTTGCAGTATCCGGTAAACATTCGAGTGATTCGCGTGCCGTGCAGCGGCCGAATCAATCCCAAGTTTCTCTTGGCGGCCTTGCGCCATGGTGCCGATGGCGTCTGGGTGTCCGGTTGCCATCCGGGGGATTGCCATTACATCGAGGGCAACTATTATGCCCGCCGAAAGTTTGCTCTGCTTAAAAATTTCCTGGAGCATACGGGCATCGAACCGGGACGGCTTCATTTTTCATGGATTTCTTCGGCGGAGGCTTCCAAGTTTGCCGAGACGGCTCGAGAAGTGGTGGAAGCGGTGCGGGCCGTGGGGCCGGCCAAGCATTTCATCAAAAGGAAACCGGAATGGGACGATCTTGAGGCGCCTTTGAAAGCGGCCTGTCAAGTTGAGGTGGCATAG
- a CDS encoding 4Fe-4S dicluster domain-containing protein: protein MHAYTKKIREAAQRLLVEKKVDGVIGFRQGTIPMMSEPVMIRHVDQVDQLVWNSFCGVNLANYLVKRKDRVAVVAKGCDSRNMVLQMQENQFQRNQLYILGAPCHGMVDRRKIWAFLKGREPLQVTENGPELHVSGKGFEEVLRREEYLQDNCRICTHRNPVIYDELLGDLVSEQTGVDRYEDVRRVEAMPPQDKWRYFEELIASCIRCYACRNACPMCYCPTCFVDESRPQWVGKTLDATDTRTFHLLRAFHLAGRCTDCGACERACPMGISVRQFTKKLEKDVKELYGYEAGLVMEGRPPLDTYRPDDPQDFIK from the coding sequence ATGCACGCGTACACGAAAAAAATTCGGGAAGCTGCCCAGCGTCTTTTGGTGGAAAAGAAGGTGGACGGGGTGATCGGGTTTCGTCAGGGGACGATTCCCATGATGAGTGAGCCTGTCATGATCCGCCATGTCGATCAGGTGGATCAATTGGTCTGGAACAGTTTCTGCGGCGTGAATCTCGCCAATTACCTCGTCAAGCGCAAAGACCGTGTGGCGGTGGTGGCCAAAGGGTGTGACAGTCGCAACATGGTCCTTCAGATGCAAGAAAATCAATTTCAGAGGAATCAGCTCTATATCCTTGGAGCCCCATGTCACGGCATGGTGGATCGACGCAAGATATGGGCTTTTTTGAAAGGGCGGGAGCCTTTGCAGGTCACGGAAAACGGTCCCGAACTGCATGTGTCGGGAAAAGGCTTTGAAGAGGTGCTTCGGCGTGAGGAATACCTGCAGGACAACTGCCGCATTTGTACGCACCGCAACCCTGTGATCTACGATGAACTTCTTGGGGATTTGGTGTCGGAACAGACGGGAGTCGACCGCTACGAGGACGTTCGGCGCGTGGAAGCCATGCCGCCTCAAGACAAATGGCGTTATTTTGAGGAGCTTATCGCTTCCTGCATTCGCTGTTATGCGTGCCGAAACGCTTGTCCGATGTGCTATTGTCCCACTTGCTTTGTGGATGAATCGAGGCCCCAATGGGTGGGGAAGACACTGGATGCCACGGACACCCGCACGTTTCATCTGCTACGAGCCTTTCATTTAGCCGGGAGATGCACGGACTGTGGGGCTTGTGAACGGGCCTGTCCCATGGGGATTTCCGTTCGCCAGTTCACCAAGAAATTGGAAAAGGATGTGAAGGAACTCTACGGCTATGAAGCGGGCTTGGTCATGGAAGGGCGGCCGCCTTTAGACACCTATAGACCCGATGACCCGCAGGATTTTATCAAATGA
- a CDS encoding 4Fe-4S dicluster domain-containing protein has translation MLTIYVPKEKMPLLIGRIMDKARVFAPVKEGDTYRFRLLDRPDKADLSYQNTRLSPKELMHPQQEAMFRFSLKKGDPKEGILAEIPKDLGKRVVWGLRPCDAKAFQLVDVNFVTEQYVDPWWRKRRQATVLVGLGCHEPCSTCFCTSVGTGPFDRTALDVLMTELPEGYLLEAVTESGQDLLADIEEGRPADEDIRAQAASIAQEAERSLPRLLSPEPLRDKPMTELFQASFWEEVQFACINCGTCTFLCPTCWCFDIQDEVYQHEGVRLRLWDACMFPLFTLHGSGHNPRNQKLQRVRQRFMHKFKYYVDKYGNGPACVGCGRCVQYCPVNIDIRRVAGMMAASCVCPT, from the coding sequence ATGCTGACAATCTATGTGCCAAAAGAAAAAATGCCCCTTCTGATCGGCCGTATCATGGACAAAGCTCGAGTCTTTGCGCCGGTCAAGGAAGGTGACACTTACCGATTTCGGCTTTTGGACCGGCCCGACAAAGCGGATTTGTCTTATCAGAACACGCGCCTCTCTCCCAAGGAATTGATGCATCCTCAGCAGGAAGCCATGTTTCGCTTCAGCCTCAAAAAAGGCGACCCCAAGGAAGGGATTTTGGCGGAGATTCCCAAGGATTTGGGAAAACGCGTCGTGTGGGGCCTTAGACCTTGCGATGCCAAGGCGTTTCAACTGGTGGATGTCAACTTCGTCACGGAACAATACGTGGATCCGTGGTGGCGAAAGCGCCGTCAGGCCACTGTACTCGTGGGGCTTGGCTGCCATGAACCGTGCAGCACATGCTTTTGCACTTCCGTAGGCACCGGCCCTTTTGATCGAACAGCCCTGGATGTGCTCATGACCGAACTGCCCGAAGGCTATCTTTTGGAGGCGGTGACGGAGTCGGGGCAAGATCTGCTGGCTGACATCGAAGAAGGTCGACCGGCCGATGAGGACATTCGAGCCCAGGCAGCATCCATCGCCCAGGAAGCGGAACGAAGCCTGCCTCGGTTGTTGTCCCCCGAGCCTCTTCGAGACAAACCCATGACGGAGCTTTTTCAGGCTTCTTTTTGGGAAGAGGTCCAATTCGCCTGTATCAATTGCGGGACCTGTACCTTTCTGTGCCCCACATGCTGGTGTTTCGACATTCAGGATGAAGTGTATCAGCACGAAGGGGTGCGTCTACGTCTGTGGGATGCCTGCATGTTTCCTTTATTCACGTTGCATGGGTCCGGTCATAATCCGAGAAATCAAAAATTGCAGCGGGTGCGCCAAAGATTCATGCACAAGTTCAAATACTATGTGGACAAGTACGGAAACGGGCCGGCGTGCGTGGGCTGCGGACGATGCGTGCAGTACTGCCCTGTGAATATCGATATTCGACGGGTTGCAGGGATGATGGCGGCTTCCTGTGTGTGCCCGACCTAA
- a CDS encoding FAD/NAD(P)-binding protein: MDVKNPYLPYPVRIQDIITETSDRNLKTFKLVFLNKEDEAAFQYMPGQFAELSVAGQGEVPIGIASSPTEKGFLMFTVNRVGRVTTYLHNMKPGEIMGVRGPLGNWYPWDEMKGKNVVIIGGGFAFTTLRSSIVWLLDPAHRKDYGDITVVYGARNPGLLLYKDELVAWERRDDITMHLTVDATDDPQWKYNVGFVPAVTKEKAPSAENAYAIVCGPPIMIKFTLPVLADLGFPPERIITSLEMRMKCGIGMCGRCNIGTEYVCKDGPVFSMQKLASLPNEY; the protein is encoded by the coding sequence ATGGACGTGAAGAATCCCTATTTGCCTTACCCGGTCAGAATTCAGGACATCATCACGGAAACCTCGGATCGTAACCTGAAAACTTTTAAGCTCGTTTTTTTGAACAAAGAAGATGAAGCGGCTTTTCAGTATATGCCCGGACAATTCGCGGAACTGTCCGTGGCCGGTCAAGGGGAAGTGCCTATCGGCATCGCTTCGTCACCCACGGAAAAGGGTTTTCTCATGTTCACCGTGAATCGAGTGGGCCGGGTGACGACTTACCTGCATAACATGAAACCTGGGGAAATCATGGGTGTGCGCGGTCCCTTGGGCAACTGGTACCCATGGGATGAAATGAAAGGCAAAAACGTGGTGATTATCGGTGGCGGTTTCGCCTTTACCACCCTTCGGTCTTCCATTGTCTGGTTGCTGGATCCCGCTCACCGAAAGGACTATGGGGACATTACAGTGGTTTATGGAGCCCGTAATCCGGGTCTGCTCCTTTACAAGGACGAGCTGGTGGCTTGGGAACGGCGTGATGACATCACCATGCATCTTACCGTGGATGCCACGGACGATCCTCAGTGGAAGTACAACGTGGGCTTTGTTCCTGCCGTCACCAAGGAAAAAGCGCCCAGCGCCGAAAACGCCTATGCCATTGTGTGCGGCCCGCCCATCATGATCAAGTTCACGCTGCCCGTTCTTGCCGATTTAGGATTCCCGCCCGAGCGCATCATCACCAGCTTGGAGATGCGCATGAAATGCGGCATCGGCATGTGCGGCCGCTGCAACATCGGCACGGAATACGTGTGCAAGGATGGTCCCGTGTTTTCCATGCAAAAACTGGCTTCCTTGCCCAATGAGTACTAG
- a CDS encoding (Fe-S)-binding protein, with translation MEPLLLTKRERRKLASQYAELCLTCGTCAGGCPVTGVDGLDVRKVVRLAVLGLDQEVVDSKFPWVCTLCGRCEYACPMNIDLLKLLRSARSMRDRDKVPGVLHKGVEMCLKTGNNVGIPEEDFRYLLEDLAAELAEELPGFEIPIDKKGAKYLFTINSKEPFAEPEDMMFWWRILYAANESWTIASKNWEGVNWGLFTGDDAAMKEIVGRIVQNYKELECEYLVLPEUGHAYYATRLGLQNWFADEGVKFVSIHDLLKQYLEEGRIKVDKSIHHELTTYHDPCNYARKSERAFGHGYYEEPRWVVQQCCEHFVDMYPNRANNYCCGAGGGAWAAPYVEERIFYGRVKAKQIKDTGAKLLIAPCHNCRDQIMKSLRKEYDFMDVEVKYLWELVADSLIIEPREEAEEEE, from the coding sequence ATGGAGCCGTTGCTGTTGACGAAAAGAGAGAGGCGCAAACTGGCGAGCCAGTACGCCGAGCTGTGCCTGACGTGCGGCACCTGCGCCGGTGGGTGCCCTGTCACGGGGGTGGACGGCTTGGATGTGCGCAAGGTGGTACGTCTGGCCGTTTTGGGTCTGGACCAGGAAGTGGTGGACTCCAAATTCCCATGGGTCTGCACCCTGTGCGGTCGTTGTGAGTACGCTTGTCCCATGAATATCGATCTCTTGAAGCTGCTTCGTTCCGCCCGCAGCATGCGTGATCGGGACAAGGTACCGGGGGTGCTTCACAAGGGTGTGGAGATGTGCCTTAAGACCGGAAACAACGTGGGTATTCCTGAGGAAGATTTCCGGTACCTGCTGGAAGATTTGGCCGCCGAACTGGCTGAAGAGTTGCCCGGGTTTGAGATCCCCATCGACAAAAAGGGAGCCAAGTATCTTTTCACCATCAATTCCAAGGAGCCCTTCGCCGAACCCGAGGACATGATGTTTTGGTGGCGTATTCTTTATGCCGCCAATGAATCCTGGACGATCGCTTCCAAGAACTGGGAAGGGGTGAACTGGGGCTTGTTTACAGGCGACGATGCGGCCATGAAAGAAATCGTGGGACGCATCGTCCAGAACTACAAGGAACTCGAATGCGAGTACCTGGTCTTACCCGAGTGAGGGCACGCCTACTATGCGACCAGGCTTGGTCTGCAAAATTGGTTTGCCGATGAAGGCGTGAAGTTTGTCAGCATTCATGATCTCCTGAAGCAGTACCTGGAAGAAGGGCGTATCAAGGTGGACAAATCCATCCACCATGAACTGACCACCTACCATGACCCATGCAATTACGCTCGAAAGAGTGAACGAGCTTTTGGGCATGGCTATTACGAAGAGCCTCGTTGGGTGGTGCAGCAATGCTGTGAGCATTTCGTGGACATGTACCCGAACCGGGCCAACAACTATTGCTGCGGCGCCGGAGGCGGGGCGTGGGCGGCTCCGTATGTAGAGGAACGCATCTTTTACGGACGTGTCAAGGCCAAGCAGATCAAGGATACGGGTGCCAAGCTGCTCATTGCGCCGTGCCACAACTGCCGCGACCAGATCATGAAGAGTCTGCGCAAAGAATACGATTTCATGGATGTGGAAGTGAAATACCTTTGGGAATTGGTGGCGGATTCGCTCATCATCGAGCCTCGAGAGGAAGCGGAAGAGGAAGAATAG
- a CDS encoding secondary thiamine-phosphate synthase enzyme YjbQ, with protein sequence MKRMSFQVKTSSRSDAVDITSSVAEKVREAGIADGICFIYVPHTTAGVTINEGADPAVMDDVLRTLDHLIPWTAHYRHTEGNAAAHIKTTLTGSSVSVLVEKGRLLLGTWQRIFLCDYDGPRTRTVHVGVQGSTSTG encoded by the coding sequence ATGAAGCGGATGAGTTTTCAGGTGAAGACATCGTCCCGCAGCGACGCTGTGGACATTACATCTTCTGTGGCCGAAAAAGTGCGAGAAGCCGGAATCGCCGACGGTATCTGCTTCATTTATGTGCCGCATACGACCGCGGGCGTGACCATCAACGAAGGGGCGGATCCGGCGGTCATGGACGATGTGTTGCGTACCTTGGATCACCTGATTCCCTGGACGGCCCATTATCGGCATACGGAAGGCAATGCCGCGGCCCATATCAAGACAACCCTCACGGGTTCCAGTGTCTCGGTTCTCGTGGAAAAAGGCCGGCTTCTTCTTGGAACATGGCAAAGAATTTTTTTATGTGACTACGATGGCCCGAGGACGCGCACAGTCCATGTAGGCGTGCAGGGATCGACTTCGACCGGTTGA